One segment of Micromonospora parathelypteridis DNA contains the following:
- a CDS encoding WxL protein peptidoglycan domain-containing protein, producing the protein MQPSVTRWKTKTAVLLRTTALSLLAAVAAAGVGAGPAQAADGNVAWTVRTASNSYGEARSSYSYNVNPGGSVEDAMVVANRGTAPLTLSVYAADGFTTDAGQLDLLAKDKKSVAIGAWAKPNAGSVVVQPGKTAQVPFKVSVPDNATPGDYVGGILTTLTQADQAEGINVDRRLGIRIKMRVGGDLKPNLAIENLHVKYSGPSNPFSKGDATITYTIHNVGNAALSGQQAVSVSGPFGLLRVRAKDIAAPPELLPGESWNVTVPVHGVAPVVSLAATATLTPLLNDASGSTTPLKAVQVTAHGWALPWTFVLVLVVLIAALVGVFLYRRRNRTQRKAREDARVRDAVEQALRGQEPRTS; encoded by the coding sequence ATGCAACCGTCCGTGACGCGCTGGAAGACCAAGACCGCCGTACTCCTTCGTACGACCGCCCTGTCCCTGCTCGCCGCCGTCGCGGCCGCCGGCGTCGGTGCCGGCCCTGCCCAGGCGGCAGACGGCAACGTCGCCTGGACGGTCCGGACGGCCTCCAACAGCTACGGCGAAGCTCGGTCCAGTTACAGCTACAACGTCAATCCCGGTGGCTCCGTCGAGGACGCCATGGTCGTGGCCAACCGCGGCACGGCGCCGCTGACCCTGTCCGTGTACGCCGCCGACGGCTTCACCACCGACGCGGGCCAACTCGACCTCCTCGCCAAGGACAAGAAGTCCGTCGCGATCGGCGCCTGGGCGAAGCCGAATGCCGGCAGTGTCGTGGTCCAGCCCGGCAAGACCGCGCAGGTCCCCTTCAAGGTCAGCGTCCCGGACAACGCCACGCCCGGCGACTACGTCGGCGGCATTCTCACCACGTTGACCCAGGCCGACCAGGCCGAGGGCATCAACGTCGACCGGCGCCTCGGTATCCGGATCAAGATGCGGGTTGGCGGCGACCTGAAGCCGAACCTCGCGATCGAGAACCTCCACGTGAAGTACTCCGGCCCGTCCAACCCGTTCAGCAAGGGTGACGCCACCATCACGTACACGATCCACAACGTCGGCAACGCCGCCCTGTCCGGGCAGCAGGCGGTGTCGGTCTCGGGTCCGTTCGGTCTGCTGCGGGTGCGCGCCAAGGACATCGCCGCGCCGCCGGAACTGCTGCCGGGTGAGAGCTGGAACGTGACGGTACCCGTACACGGTGTGGCTCCCGTCGTCTCGCTGGCCGCGACCGCGACCCTCACACCCCTGCTCAACGACGCCTCGGGCTCCACCACCCCGCTCAAGGCGGTCCAGGTCACCGCGCACGGCTGGGCCCTGCCGTGGACGTTCGTGCTGGTGCTCGTCGTGCTGATCGCCGCGCTCGTCGGGGTGTTCCTGTACCGGCGCCGCAACCGGACGCAGCGCAAGGCGCGCGAGGACGCCCGCGTCCGCGACGCCGTCGAGCAGGCGCTGCGTGGTCAGGAGCCGCGGACGTCCTGA
- a CDS encoding quinone oxidoreductase family protein, which translates to MVDGDVPERMQAAAFDEFGGPEVITLRKLPIPQVADDEVLIKVLSAGVGVWDAYERQGVLVPEGSALPIVPGSDGAGTVTAAGRKVTDLVVGDLVYASATARPKGGFYAEYAAVKAQFVAKLPDGVPAEHAGAMSTDALTALAGLDTVSLSAGDWLLIFGASGGQGHLAVQLAKRQGLNVIAVASGADGVALVTRLGADVSLDGHGDLTDVLARIKDAAPAGVAAILAMASGKTLDRLTEALVDGGVVAYAHGVRPEPSERPGVVVRAYDGVANPRQLQRLNELIEAGPFVVHVAEKFPLGKVREAHKRLQTSYAGKLLLTVG; encoded by the coding sequence ATGGTTGACGGGGATGTGCCAGAGCGGATGCAGGCCGCGGCCTTCGACGAGTTCGGTGGCCCGGAGGTGATCACTTTGCGGAAGCTGCCGATCCCGCAGGTCGCTGACGACGAGGTCCTGATCAAGGTTTTGAGCGCCGGCGTGGGAGTGTGGGACGCGTACGAGCGGCAGGGTGTGCTGGTGCCGGAGGGCTCAGCCCTCCCGATCGTGCCCGGCTCCGACGGCGCCGGAACCGTCACCGCGGCCGGCCGCAAGGTGACCGACCTCGTGGTGGGTGACCTTGTCTACGCCTCCGCCACCGCCCGACCGAAGGGCGGCTTCTACGCCGAGTACGCGGCCGTCAAGGCGCAGTTCGTGGCGAAGCTGCCCGACGGCGTACCGGCGGAGCACGCGGGCGCCATGTCGACCGACGCGCTGACCGCGTTGGCCGGGCTCGACACCGTCAGCCTGTCGGCCGGCGACTGGTTGCTGATCTTCGGGGCGAGCGGCGGTCAGGGCCACCTGGCCGTGCAGTTGGCCAAGCGGCAGGGGCTGAACGTGATCGCCGTCGCCTCCGGCGCGGACGGCGTCGCGTTGGTGACCCGCCTCGGTGCCGACGTGTCCCTCGACGGCCACGGCGACCTGACCGACGTGCTCGCACGGATCAAGGACGCGGCACCGGCCGGAGTGGCCGCCATCCTGGCGATGGCCAGCGGCAAGACGTTGGACCGGCTCACCGAGGCGCTGGTCGACGGCGGAGTTGTCGCGTACGCCCACGGTGTGCGGCCCGAGCCGAGCGAGCGGCCGGGCGTCGTGGTCCGGGCGTACGACGGCGTGGCGAACCCTCGACAGTTGCAGCGCCTCAACGAACTCATCGAGGCGGGCCCGTTCGTGGTGCACGTCGCGGAGAAGTTCCCGCTCGGCAAGGTGCGGGAGGCGCACAAGCGCCTGCAGACGTCCTACGCGGGCAAGTTGCTGCTGACCGTCGGCTGA
- a CDS encoding HAD family hydrolase, whose amino-acid sequence MSLPLPSGEFAAYLFDCDGTIVDSMPLHYVAWQRALDEWGCEFPEDLFYAWGGRPTADIVVSLNEQHGLAMPVATVVERRESYYQESLPQLAAVPDVLAHIHDAHRRVPFAVVSGSTRASVTASLDALGLLDRFDVLVCADDYTRAKPDPEAYLLAAQHLGVPPGACLVFEDTDLGIQSATAAGMASVRVPQPRSR is encoded by the coding sequence GTGAGTCTGCCCCTGCCGTCCGGTGAGTTCGCGGCGTACCTGTTCGACTGCGACGGCACCATCGTCGACTCGATGCCGCTGCACTACGTGGCCTGGCAGCGGGCCCTGGACGAGTGGGGCTGCGAGTTCCCCGAGGATCTCTTCTACGCGTGGGGTGGGCGACCGACCGCGGACATCGTCGTCTCCCTGAACGAGCAGCACGGCCTGGCCATGCCGGTGGCGACCGTCGTCGAGCGCCGGGAGAGCTACTACCAGGAGTCGCTGCCGCAACTCGCCGCCGTGCCGGACGTGCTGGCGCACATCCACGACGCGCACCGACGGGTCCCGTTCGCCGTCGTCTCCGGCAGCACGCGGGCCTCGGTCACCGCCTCCCTCGACGCGCTCGGTCTGCTGGACCGGTTCGACGTGCTGGTCTGCGCTGACGACTACACCCGCGCGAAGCCCGACCCGGAGGCGTACCTGCTCGCGGCGCAGCACCTCGGCGTACCCCCGGGGGCCTGCCTGGTCTTCGAGGACACCGACCTGGGCATCCAGTCCGCGACCGCGGCCGGCATGGCATCGGTACGCGTGCCGCAACCGCGCTCGCGCTGA
- a CDS encoding RNA polymerase sigma factor: protein MAGQEAAVGSVEAVFREEHGRLLASLVHRFGDLDLAEEVASEAIEAALLHWPTDGVPSRPGAWLLTTARRRAVDRLRRDRVLATRLAVLQAEAERADPAPPADADRDLPDDRLALFFTCAHPALAAQDRGALTLRFLAGLTTTEVARAFLVPPATMAQRLVRAKRKIRDARIPFRVPGGDELPDRLPTVLQAVYSVFTEGYAASSGPDLQRIDLAEEAIRLARILRRLLPAEREVAGLLGLLLLVHARRNARTGPDGAMVLLDDQDRGRWDHPMIDEGRALVVIALTGPRPGPYGVQAAIAALHDEAADVTSTDWPQVVALYDVLLGMVPSPVVALNRAAAVAMRDGPDAGLALLDELADDPRLRGYHLYPATRADLLRRLGRYDEAAAAYRSALALVGTEPERAHLLRRLASVTAD from the coding sequence GTGGCGGGTCAAGAGGCGGCAGTCGGGTCGGTGGAGGCGGTGTTCCGCGAGGAACACGGCCGACTGCTCGCCTCACTCGTGCACCGCTTCGGCGACCTCGACCTGGCCGAGGAGGTGGCCTCCGAGGCAATCGAGGCGGCGCTGCTGCACTGGCCGACCGACGGCGTTCCGAGCCGGCCGGGCGCCTGGTTGCTTACCACGGCCCGCCGCCGCGCCGTCGACCGGCTGCGCCGCGACCGGGTGCTGGCGACGAGGCTCGCCGTTCTCCAGGCGGAGGCCGAGCGGGCCGACCCGGCCCCGCCCGCCGACGCGGACCGTGACCTGCCCGACGACCGACTCGCGCTCTTCTTCACCTGCGCACATCCCGCCCTGGCCGCGCAGGATCGCGGAGCGCTCACCCTGCGATTCCTCGCCGGCCTCACCACGACCGAGGTCGCGCGGGCCTTCCTGGTGCCGCCCGCGACCATGGCCCAGCGACTCGTCCGGGCCAAGCGGAAGATCCGCGACGCCCGCATCCCGTTCCGGGTGCCGGGCGGAGACGAGTTGCCCGATCGCCTGCCCACCGTGCTCCAGGCCGTCTATTCGGTCTTCACCGAGGGGTACGCCGCCAGCTCCGGCCCTGATCTCCAGCGGATCGACCTCGCCGAGGAGGCCATCCGGCTGGCCCGGATCCTGCGCCGGCTGCTGCCCGCCGAACGGGAGGTCGCCGGTCTGCTCGGGTTGCTGCTGCTGGTGCATGCTCGGCGGAACGCTCGTACCGGGCCGGACGGCGCGATGGTCCTCCTCGACGACCAGGACCGCGGACGCTGGGACCACCCGATGATCGACGAGGGGCGCGCACTGGTGGTCATCGCGCTGACCGGCCCGAGACCCGGGCCGTACGGGGTGCAGGCCGCCATCGCCGCCCTGCACGACGAGGCCGCCGACGTGACCAGCACCGACTGGCCCCAGGTGGTGGCGCTCTACGACGTGCTGCTCGGCATGGTCCCGTCACCGGTCGTGGCGCTGAACCGGGCCGCCGCCGTGGCCATGCGGGATGGGCCGGACGCGGGGCTCGCCCTGCTGGACGAGTTGGCCGACGATCCGCGTCTGCGTGGGTACCACCTGTATCCAGCCACCCGGGCCGACCTGCTGCGCCGGCTCGGCCGGTACGACGAGGCCGCGGCGGCGTACCGCAGCGCGTTGGCGCTGGTCGGGACCGAGCCGGAACGGGCACACCTGCTGCGCAGGCTGGCGTCCGTCACCGCCGACTGA
- a CDS encoding fibronectin type III domain-containing protein, with the protein MATASAAESTTITGVVLGVGANETQRIVTWYSSADTAQKIQLAPTAEIVNGEFPASAVSFEAVGAANTSTTGFNRHATISDLRENVTYSYRVGSEGNWSPAYSFKTRSFEGDYDFLFFGDPQIGASGDRLKDQAGWEETLKVATAANPNTELLVSAGDHVESANDESQWDSFLAPDQLRQYPLGATIGNHDVGGKSWEQHHFTPNTDRSAQYYTGDQATRSGGDFWYIYKDVLFIDLNSNSYVNPADGSAGGDAAHVSYVTDVVNKHGNEAKWKVLVYHHSIYSAASHSTDGDNAARRKDFTTAFSDLGIDMVLQGHDHVYTRSYSIKNGQKENPAEQPGAADVFPGPGGVIYVTANSASGSKYYDIKKPGNTGTGPDGLGPDPLNPSNYWFNSVQNQEHVRSYVKVSVKADKLVLENLRSGTCAAPNAAVEKGLSCVNTPDGQPVGSIVDSTTIHPYHGDGQAIQVNVPNAAPGEFGWTIDGYNGLVNLGTAQERNGTSFEATGKINPLLVTDSRRSLAPWSISANVGDFQDADKKFSGSYLGWTPYVLDGGAGAEAGAPVLSSFDDQGKGLSVSSGLAAAVQGHPRGGARLGADLDLKIPDSIAVGSYRTTLTITALSS; encoded by the coding sequence ATGGCCACGGCGAGTGCAGCCGAGTCCACCACGATCACCGGTGTGGTCCTCGGCGTCGGCGCCAACGAGACCCAGCGCATCGTGACCTGGTACTCCTCCGCCGACACCGCGCAGAAGATCCAGCTCGCCCCGACCGCCGAGATCGTCAACGGCGAGTTCCCGGCCAGCGCGGTCAGCTTCGAGGCCGTTGGTGCGGCGAACACCTCCACCACCGGCTTCAACCGGCACGCCACGATCAGCGACCTGCGCGAGAACGTGACGTACTCGTACCGGGTCGGCTCCGAGGGCAACTGGTCCCCGGCGTACTCCTTCAAGACCCGGTCCTTCGAGGGCGACTACGACTTCCTGTTCTTCGGCGACCCGCAGATCGGCGCCTCCGGCGACCGGCTGAAGGACCAGGCCGGCTGGGAGGAGACCCTGAAGGTCGCCACCGCGGCCAACCCGAACACCGAGCTGCTGGTCTCCGCCGGTGACCACGTCGAGAGCGCCAACGACGAGAGCCAGTGGGACTCGTTCCTGGCCCCCGACCAGCTGCGTCAGTACCCCCTGGGTGCCACCATCGGTAACCACGATGTCGGCGGCAAGTCCTGGGAGCAGCACCACTTCACGCCGAACACCGACCGCTCGGCCCAGTACTACACCGGGGACCAGGCGACCCGCTCCGGCGGTGACTTCTGGTACATCTACAAGGACGTGCTGTTCATCGACCTGAACAGCAACAGCTACGTCAACCCGGCGGACGGCTCCGCCGGCGGCGACGCGGCGCACGTCTCGTACGTCACCGACGTCGTCAACAAGCACGGCAACGAGGCCAAGTGGAAGGTGCTGGTCTACCACCACTCCATCTACTCGGCGGCGAGCCACTCCACCGACGGGGACAACGCGGCCCGTCGGAAGGACTTCACGACGGCGTTCTCCGACCTCGGCATCGACATGGTGCTGCAGGGACATGACCACGTCTACACCCGTAGCTACTCGATCAAGAACGGTCAGAAGGAGAACCCGGCCGAGCAGCCCGGTGCTGCCGACGTGTTCCCCGGCCCGGGCGGCGTCATCTACGTGACGGCCAACTCGGCCTCTGGCTCGAAGTACTACGACATCAAGAAGCCGGGCAACACCGGCACCGGTCCCGACGGCCTCGGCCCGGACCCGCTGAACCCGAGCAATTACTGGTTCAACTCGGTGCAGAACCAGGAGCACGTCCGCAGCTACGTCAAGGTGTCGGTCAAGGCCGACAAGCTGGTGCTCGAGAACCTCCGCAGCGGCACCTGCGCGGCGCCGAACGCGGCCGTCGAGAAGGGCCTCTCCTGCGTCAACACCCCGGACGGTCAGCCGGTCGGCTCGATCGTCGACAGCACGACCATCCACCCGTACCACGGTGACGGTCAGGCCATCCAGGTCAACGTGCCGAACGCGGCTCCGGGCGAGTTCGGCTGGACGATCGACGGCTACAACGGCCTGGTCAACCTGGGCACCGCGCAGGAGCGCAACGGCACCTCCTTCGAGGCGACCGGCAAGATCAACCCGCTCCTCGTGACGGACAGCCGCCGCTCGCTCGCCCCGTGGTCGATCTCGGCCAACGTCGGCGACTTCCAGGACGCCGACAAGAAGTTCTCCGGCTCCTACCTGGGCTGGACCCCGTACGTGCTCGACGGCGGCGCGGGTGCCGAGGCCGGCGCCCCGGTCCTGTCGTCCTTCGACGACCAGGGCAAGGGCCTCTCGGTCTCCAGCGGCCTCGCCGCGGCCGTGCAGGGTCACCCGCGGGGCGGCGCCCGGCTCGGTGCTGACCTGGATCTGAAGATCCCGGACAGCATCGCGGTGGGTAGCTACCGCACCACCCTCACGATCACTGCGCTGAGCAGCTGA
- a CDS encoding YoaK family protein: MHAPSTRATAWLLVALAAASGCIDVICLTKLNAYFASVITGNLVHFGHAIATADARSLAGAVVAVGGYAVGVAAATVPLRHTPPGWNVRTAVVTSAEAVLLLGFTVGWLACSARPGYGFGLVLLGMAAVASGIQSVITVGAGVRGASTTYLTGSLTELVRRRVVDPHRFADVGGVGRLAGLVVGAVLGTVVLRTAPTWASVPAAVLVIAVIVVAVGLTRRAATAAGRNQRR; this comes from the coding sequence GTGCACGCTCCCTCGACACGGGCCACGGCCTGGCTCCTGGTGGCGCTGGCCGCGGCCTCCGGCTGCATCGACGTGATCTGCCTGACCAAGCTCAACGCGTACTTCGCCAGCGTGATCACCGGCAACCTGGTGCACTTCGGCCACGCGATCGCCACTGCCGACGCCCGATCGCTCGCGGGGGCGGTGGTGGCGGTTGGTGGGTACGCCGTCGGGGTGGCCGCCGCCACGGTGCCGTTGCGCCACACCCCGCCGGGCTGGAACGTCCGTACCGCGGTGGTGACGTCTGCCGAGGCGGTGCTGCTGCTCGGGTTCACGGTCGGCTGGTTGGCCTGCTCGGCACGTCCCGGGTACGGCTTCGGGCTCGTGCTGCTCGGGATGGCGGCCGTGGCGAGCGGCATTCAGAGCGTGATCACCGTTGGCGCCGGCGTCCGGGGTGCGTCGACCACCTATCTGACTGGCTCACTGACCGAGCTGGTTCGGCGTCGCGTCGTCGACCCGCACCGATTCGCCGACGTGGGTGGTGTCGGCCGGCTGGCGGGGCTGGTGGTCGGCGCCGTGCTCGGCACGGTCGTGCTGCGCACGGCTCCGACCTGGGCATCCGTGCCGGCGGCGGTGTTGGTGATCGCCGTGATCGTGGTCGCTGTCGGCCTGACCCGTCGTGCGGCGACTGCGGCCGGCCGCAACCAGCGGCGCTGA
- a CDS encoding HupE/UreJ family protein codes for MFTRDVQRALANRGSRMLGRVRRTVIVIAVGIAAAVIPFLGAGTASAHGFSSTVYAKITAGDEGHIRTALELEYDLLIVSAADSGDDDPLFQTGTAAFEAGDSDAQAAALKSHASTVLGYVSDRFSVDARSADCQPTQVGDATIGERDGVPYATLLLDWTCPERVADHEVRSGLFADDEGYVKGTKTIVTYEIDGRSGSAALDSANPSFSTGQAWYERFGEFFLLGAEHLLSGIDHILFLLALIAGSRRLREIVLAATSFTLAHSVTFMLAALGLVEVPGAIVEPIIALSIAVVAGWHLWGIWRRGGHATDLETTGQGHFSLDRAGWIRLGVVFCFGLVHGLGFAGALGIDEAWSWTLLWSLLVFNVGIETVQLTIIALVFPLLIVLRRRAPKAGIWATGVVSAAVSVMGLIWFVQRVSGS; via the coding sequence GTGTTCACCCGCGACGTGCAACGTGCACTGGCCAACCGAGGGAGTCGCATGTTAGGGCGCGTCCGCCGTACCGTTATCGTCATCGCTGTCGGGATCGCCGCAGCGGTGATCCCGTTTTTGGGCGCCGGAACGGCGTCCGCACACGGTTTTTCGTCGACTGTGTACGCGAAAATCACAGCGGGAGACGAGGGTCACATCCGCACGGCGTTGGAGCTCGAATACGACCTCCTCATCGTGTCCGCCGCCGATTCCGGTGACGACGATCCGCTCTTCCAGACGGGAACGGCCGCATTCGAGGCGGGTGACTCCGACGCCCAGGCCGCAGCGCTGAAGAGCCACGCATCGACGGTTCTCGGCTATGTCTCCGACCGGTTCTCGGTGGACGCGCGGAGCGCGGACTGCCAGCCGACCCAGGTGGGCGACGCGACGATCGGCGAGCGCGATGGCGTGCCGTACGCGACTCTGCTGCTGGACTGGACCTGCCCGGAGCGGGTCGCCGACCACGAGGTGCGCAGCGGTCTCTTCGCCGATGACGAGGGCTACGTCAAGGGCACCAAGACGATCGTCACCTACGAGATCGACGGCCGTTCGGGCAGCGCGGCGCTCGACTCCGCCAACCCCTCCTTCTCGACCGGGCAGGCCTGGTACGAGCGGTTCGGTGAGTTCTTCCTACTGGGCGCCGAGCACCTGCTGTCCGGGATCGACCACATCCTGTTCCTGCTGGCGCTCATCGCCGGGTCACGACGCCTTCGCGAGATCGTGCTCGCGGCCACCAGCTTCACCCTGGCGCACTCGGTGACGTTCATGCTCGCGGCACTCGGCCTGGTCGAGGTGCCGGGGGCGATCGTGGAGCCGATCATCGCGTTGTCGATCGCCGTGGTCGCGGGCTGGCACCTGTGGGGGATCTGGCGGCGCGGTGGGCACGCCACCGACCTGGAGACGACGGGGCAGGGTCACTTCAGCCTGGACCGGGCCGGCTGGATCCGCCTCGGCGTGGTGTTCTGCTTCGGCCTGGTGCACGGGCTGGGCTTCGCAGGCGCGCTCGGCATCGACGAGGCGTGGTCCTGGACCCTGCTGTGGTCGCTGCTGGTGTTCAACGTCGGCATCGAGACCGTTCAGTTGACGATTATCGCTCTCGTCTTCCCGCTGCTGATCGTGCTGCGCCGCCGTGCGCCAAAAGCCGGCATCTGGGCGACCGGTGTTGTTTCCGCAGCCGTGTCCGTCATGGGGCTGATCTGGTTTGTACAGCGCGTTTCTGGGTCCTGA